A single genomic interval of Candidatus Methylomirabilota bacterium harbors:
- a CDS encoding TetR family transcriptional regulator C-terminal domain-containing protein: MTSPSPAQASETKSTKGAATRDQILNAAARLMHVQGYQSTSLDDVLRESGVGKGNFYYYFKSKEDLGYAIIDRTTRSFVERSLGPAFADVEADPIAQIDGFLDRVLEAQRQRNCVGGCVMGNLACELSDVHEGFRQRLAELFDIWRTRLADALLRGRRRGYLRGDADPSRLAQFLVAGLEGAILLSKVTRDIAVMEKCVEELKQHLTLYRT, from the coding sequence ATGACGAGCCCGAGCCCGGCACAGGCGTCGGAGACGAAGAGCACGAAGGGGGCGGCGACCAGGGACCAGATCCTGAACGCCGCCGCCCGGCTGATGCATGTACAGGGGTATCAATCCACGTCGCTGGACGACGTGCTCCGGGAGAGCGGGGTCGGGAAGGGCAACTTTTATTACTACTTCAAGAGCAAGGAGGACCTGGGGTACGCGATCATCGACCGCACGACCCGCTCGTTCGTCGAGCGGAGCCTGGGACCCGCGTTCGCGGACGTCGAGGCGGACCCGATTGCCCAGATCGACGGGTTCCTCGATCGCGTGCTGGAGGCGCAGCGACAGCGCAATTGCGTGGGGGGATGCGTCATGGGCAACCTGGCCTGCGAGCTGTCGGACGTGCACGAGGGCTTCCGTCAGCGGCTGGCCGAGCTGTTCGACATCTGGCGCACCCGTCTCGCGGACGCGCTGCTCCGGGGCCGGCGACGCGGCTATCTTCGAGGCGATGCGGATCCTTCGCGTCTGGCCCAATTCCTGGTCGCCGGCCTCGAGGGGGCGATCCTCCTGAGCAAGGTCACCCGGGACATCGCAGTCATGGAAAAGTGCGTCGAGGAGCTGAAGCAGCACCTCACGCTCTACAGGACATGA
- a CDS encoding DUF2889 domain-containing protein yields MIGSPLLVGRDRYERVMEGWVDNTHDDAFTHTVRMTDEDWAVQVSAVCLPSPTYEIRAARAEALSGAVDPGLVTDFPRLAGTRMVGGFTRRLAELCGSRPGALLFVDGSIEMARLARQVTRMPRSAVAALDTADPLTCWRLDTTGWVDLPDSCFTYSAAGRALFGSRSVSTPMVSDLYCPPPGARKVFRRKKVARLVQTGSRLHLFNSMHDNVHGFDLHYEVDLDRGLVVEAESITSRLPYAGICTEPQGRIRSLLGLPVDAALRKRAQTLLGGNTGCAQLYDLTADLLKMLSLSSS; encoded by the coding sequence GTGATCGGCTCCCCGCTGCTCGTCGGCCGCGACCGCTACGAGCGGGTGATGGAGGGGTGGGTGGACAATACCCACGACGACGCCTTCACCCATACCGTGCGCATGACCGACGAGGACTGGGCCGTCCAGGTCAGCGCGGTCTGCCTGCCGTCACCCACCTACGAGATCCGGGCGGCGCGCGCCGAAGCCCTGTCCGGAGCCGTCGATCCGGGGCTCGTGACCGACTTCCCGCGCCTGGCCGGGACTCGGATGGTGGGCGGCTTCACGCGTCGCCTCGCCGAGCTGTGCGGCTCTCGTCCGGGCGCTCTCCTCTTCGTCGATGGCAGCATCGAGATGGCCCGCCTGGCCCGGCAGGTCACGCGGATGCCTCGGTCGGCCGTCGCGGCGCTGGATACGGCAGACCCTCTGACCTGCTGGCGGCTCGATACGACGGGCTGGGTCGACCTGCCCGATTCCTGCTTCACGTACAGCGCGGCCGGGCGCGCGCTCTTCGGGAGCCGGTCGGTCTCGACGCCGATGGTGTCGGATCTGTATTGCCCCCCGCCGGGAGCCCGGAAGGTCTTCAGGCGAAAAAAGGTCGCCCGGCTCGTCCAGACTGGTTCGCGACTCCACTTGTTCAACTCCATGCACGACAACGTTCACGGTTTCGATCTCCACTACGAGGTCGACCTCGACCGGGGCCTCGTCGTCGAGGCGGAGTCGATCACCTCGAGGCTGCCCTATGCCGGCATCTGCACCGAGCCGCAAGGTCGGATCCGGTCCCTGCTCGGCCTGCCGGTGGATGCTGCTCTTCGCAAGCGGGCCCAGACCCTGCTGGGAGGAAATACCGGCTGTGCCCAGCTCTACGACCTCACCGCCGATCTCCTCAAGATGCTCTCGCTGTCGTCTTCGTAA